The following are encoded together in the Bactrocera neohumeralis isolate Rockhampton chromosome 6, APGP_CSIRO_Bneo_wtdbg2-racon-allhic-juicebox.fasta_v2, whole genome shotgun sequence genome:
- the LOC126763206 gene encoding uncharacterized protein LOC126763206, protein MQFYKFTFISVLIVLLAIASGEAKKHKKHRSSYSGAASSKTKTKTKWSTSTDLGHNSAQLATEEHGYYVKRTFLPMNATAAPRSPPYLGIPIAWFACEGASCTKANTAAISGSAAVLQEGFLCDDDCVEPYEPICGKTPSELAVFYNKCKLNVAKCRTHGLWLDVGYEECQKTHPKEVAYAERKFKTSPFFKDTKTTTVQKKKEEDNSSSEEDDAVLDVALQALDKIGHQIAAAEAEALDEAATASTIVKSEVQAPIAKPVQADRMQENAAIVKPVKEISTTAKPIKASVAQAVVENNVNKPVESAHLKPTVGVAAPVAGSNAATVIVKK, encoded by the exons ATGCAGTTTTAcaaattcacttttatttcgG TGCTCATTGTCTTGCTAGCCATCGCCAGCGGAGAggccaaaaaacacaaaaaacacagATCCTCGTACAGTGGCGCAGCTTCAAGTAAGaccaaaaccaaaaccaaatgGTCCACCTCCACCGACTTGGGACACAATAGCGCACAGCTTGCCACCGAGGAACACGGCTACTATGTGAAACGCACCTTCCTACCAATGAACGCTACGGCAGCACCACGAAGTCCACCCTACCTGGGCATACCGATTGCTTGGTTTGCCTGTGAAGGTGCCTCTTGCACCAAAGCCAACACAGCGGCCATAAGTGGTAGCGCTGCGGTGCTGCAAGAGGGTTTCCTCTGCGACGATGATTGCGTAGAGCCGTACGAACCGATCTGCGGTAAAACGCCTAGTGAACTGGCTGTGTTCTACAATAAATGCAAGTTAAATGTGGCCAAGTGTCGTACGCATGGATTGTGGTTGGACGTGGGCTATGAGGAGTGCCAGAAGACGCATCCCAAAGAGGTGGCATATGCTGAGCGCAAATTCAAAACATCACCATTTTTCAAAGACACCAAAACCACCACAGTGCAGAAGAAAAAAGAGGAAGATAACTCATCTTCTGAGGAGGACGATGCTGTATTAGACGTAGCATTGCAGGCATTGGACAAAATAGGCCATCAAATTGCTGCCGCCGAGGCGGAAGCTTTGGACGAGGCCGCCACCGCCAGTACGATAGTGAAAAGTGAAGTGCAAGCGCCCATCGCGAAACCAGTTCAGGCGGATCGTATGCAGGAAAACGCCGCGATCGTTAAACCCGTGAAGGAAATCAGCACAACTGCAAAACCTATTAAAGCGAGCGTTGCACAAGCAGTAGTGGAGaataatgtaaacaaaccaGTTGAGAGCGCTCACTTGAAGCCAACAGTTGGTGTTGCTGCACCCGTGGCTGGCAGTAACGCTGCCACAGTAATTGTTAAGAAATAA
- the LOC126763194 gene encoding LOW QUALITY PROTEIN: uncharacterized protein LOC126763194 (The sequence of the model RefSeq protein was modified relative to this genomic sequence to represent the inferred CDS: inserted 1 base in 1 codon) has product MATRKITTATLYFGLMCVVHAAALEPTLVNNTTTSAPERASVSTSTTTTSTATPLNIVDTTIITPNESQLDNDEYMARQAVEEGRAVTPIDTKELDGRSAYINNQYVADEAPLSYNDTSPPLYQFLQEQMEQILASSLPGEYRLENNAXNKESSAVGKEMATNGYGVPALQNTVSSPVFAYGGTNFQEEDDDLVGTYGKGPDDKYYHGIAPTKPSTLELPKPIKVHNIITRPKLTHTATTTSTTTTTETPKAPSLGGYGGGQVSLSAVAAAQQYKPQVSNNNNNGYGSQPMSSYKPQIKEEYYSPNPSKYTYVRQNSTVHMRKRRITFKTVASASQIISTPMADLMFKYSIGVAKPSMAAGGNSLYEQDDQPVHNSPSSGYNDNLDLPKHTYSGKISHSSHRKN; this is encoded by the exons ATGGCTACACGAAAAATCACTACAGCAACACTATACTTCGGCTTGATGTGTGTTG TGCACGCAGCCGCTTTGGAGCCCACTTTGGTGAATAACACCACCACGAGCGCGCCTGAGAGAGCAAGTGTCAGTACGAGCACAACCacaacatcaacagcaacacCGCTCAATATTGTAGACACCACAATTATAACTCCAAACGAAAGTCAGCTGGACAATGACGAGTATATGGCGAGACAAGCTGTTGAAGAAGGACGTGCGGTCACGCCGATTGACACCAAAGAGTTAGATGGACGTAGCGCCTACATAAACAATCAATATGTGGCCGACGAGGCACCACTGTCATACAATGATACCTCTCCGCCACTCTATCAATTTCTGCAGGAGCAAATGGAGCAAATACTCGCCTCGAGTTTGCCTGGTGAATATCGCTTGGAGAATAATG CCAATAAAGAGAGTAGTGCAGTTGGCAAAGAGATGGCCACCAATGGTTATGGTGTGCCAGCGCTACAAAATACCGTAAGCAGTCCCGTATTCGCCTATGGCGGCACCAATTTTCAGGAAGAAGACGATGATTTGGTAGGAACCTATGGCAAGGGACCGGATGATAAGTATTATCATGGCATAGCGCCTACCAAGCCAAGCACGCTGGAACTACCGAAACCGATAAAAGTACATAACATTATTACACGCCCCAAATTAACGCACACAGCGACAACAACCAGCACCACCACAACCACAGAGACACCGAAAGCACCGAGCTTGGGTGGCTATGGAGGCGGTCAGGTGTCACTCTCAGCGGTTGCCGCAGCGCAGCAGTACAAGCCACAAGTgtccaacaataacaataatggtTATGGCTCACAGCCTATGTCCAGCTATAAGCCACAAATCAAAGAAGAGTATTATTCGCCCAACCCGAGCAAGTACACTTATGTGCGTCAAAATAGCACAGTGCATATGCGCAAACGTCGTATCACATTTAAGACGGTGGCGTCTGCATCACAGATCATCTCCACGCCGATGGCAGATTTGATGTTCAAGTACTCGATTGGTGTGGCGAAGCCTTCGATGGCGGCCGGTGGCAACTCTTTGTACGAGCAGGATGATCAGCCCGTACATAATTCTCCTTCAAGCGGTTACAATGATAATCTGGATCTGCCGAAGCACACGTATAGCGGTAAAATATCACATAGCAGtcacagaaaaaattaa
- the LOC126763203 gene encoding transmembrane protein 19: MDVHAWLPVIFCSLSIPLSLFMWLGNLAFSKFWHSNEFEEPPVIPPTRWLFSTLAPLTLMTIALRRKSVNKSGAALGIIFSFILSIANHAFFASLAAFFFTSSRATKFRAHLKRKFEKDFKEGEGQRNWVQVLCNGGMATQLALLYLIDCGSCERPIDFSNEYRSSWLGVAVMSAFACCNGDTWASELGSVLSKKDPFLITTRRRVPRGTNGGVSIPGLVASLAGGLFVGVIYYITVRYTVEAHTLQASPSQWPLIIFGGVAGLLGSLLDSLLGATMQYSGVDKEGKIVECPGKGVRHISGLRILDNHSVNLISSIVTGVTMPLIALKFWPLY; encoded by the exons ATGGACGTCCACGCCTGGTTGCCGGTGATATTTTGCAGTCTTTCCATTCCATTATCGTTATTTATGTGGCTGGGTAATTTggctttttcgaaattttggcATTCAAATGAGTttgaag AACCGCCCGTCATACCCCCAACACGTTGGCTGTTCTCAACATTAGCGCCACTTACGCTTATGACAATTGCGCTACGCAGAAAATCCGTTAATAAATCAGGTGCTGCATTGGgtataatattttcctttattttatccaTCGCCAACCATGCATTCTTCGCCAGCTTGGCGGCATTTTTCTTCACTTCGTCACGTGCAACCAAATTTCGTGCGCATTTGAAACGAAAATTCGAAAAAGACTTCAAAGAAG GTGAAGGCCAACGCAACTGGGTGCAGGTGTTGTGTAATGGTGGCATGGCTACACAGTTAGCGCTATTATATCTCATAGATTGCGGCAGTTGTGAGCGTCCCATTGATTTTTCCAATGAGTATCGCTCCAGCTGGTTAGGCGTTGCAGTTATga GCGCTTTCGCTTGTTGTAATGGCGATACATGGGCTAGTGAGCTCGGCAGTGTGCTTTCAAAAAAAGATCCATTCCTCATCACAACGCGTCGCCGTGTGCCACGCGGCACTAACGGTGGCGTTTCTATACCAGGACTAGTGGCCAGCCTTGCTGGTGGCCTTTTTGTTGGAGTCATCTACTATATAACGGTGCGTTATACCGTCGAAGCGCACACGCTACAAGCGAGCCCTTCGCAGTGGCCGCTTATAATATTTGGTGGCGTTGCTGGACTTCTTGGTTCTTTGTTGGATTCATTGCTTGGTGCTACAATGCAGTACTCGGGTGTCGATAAGGAAGGCAAAATTGTAGAATGTCCTGGAAAGGGTGTGCGACATATCAGCGGTTTACGCATATTAGACAATCACAGTGTCAATTTGATTTCCAGCATTGTGACCGGTGTGACTATGCCTTTGATAGCGTTAAAATTTTGGCCTTTGTATTAA
- the LOC126763183 gene encoding ruvB-like helicase 2 — translation MADGDKIEVRDITRIERIGAHSHIRGLGLDDVLEARAVSQGMVGQKDARRAAGVVVQMVREGKIAGRCILLAGEPSTGKTAIAVGMAQALGTETPFTSMSGSEIYSLEMSKTEALSQALRKSIGVRIKEETEIIEGEVVEIQIDRPATGTGQKIGKVTLKTTEMETNYDLGNKIIECFMKEKIQAGDVITIDKASGKVTKLGRSFTRARDYDATGAQTRFVQCPEGELQKRKEVVHTVTLHEIDVINSRTHGFLALFSGDTGEIKQEIRDQINNKVLEWREEGKAEINPGVLFIDEVHMLDIECFSYLNRALESDMAPVVVMATNRGITRIRGTNYRSPHGIPIDLLDRMIIIRTVPYTEKEIKEILKIRCEEEDCLMHPDALTILTRIATDTSLRYAIQLITTANLVCRRRKATEVTTEDVKKVYSLFLDENRSSQILKEYQDEYMFNEIQEVSDCEIEPKREETGGGDEQPMEH, via the exons ATGGCTGATGGTGATAAGATTGAAGTACGCGATATTACGCGCATCGAACGTATTGGCGCGCATTCGCACATACGCGGTCTAGGTCTGGACGATGTGCTGGAAGCGCGAGCTGTGTCACAAGGCATGGTTGGCCAGAAAGATGCACGCCGTGCCGCTGGTGTTGTAGTACAAATGGTGCGTGAGGGAAAAATAGCTGGGCGTTGCATATTACTAGCGGGAGAACCGAGTACAGGTAAAACGGCGATTGCTGTTGGCATGGCACAGGCTTTGGGTACCGAAACGCCATTCACCAGCATGTCTGGTTCGGAGATATACTCGCTGGAGATGAGTAAAACCGAGGCACTATCACAGGCGCTACGCAAAAGTATTGGTGTACGCATCAAAGAGGAAACGGAAATTATTGAGGGTGAAGTTGTGGAGATACAAATTGATCGGCCAGCAACGGGTACTGGTCAAAAAATTGGAAAG gtTACTTTAAAAACGACTGAAATGGAAACAAATTACGATTTAGGCAATAAGATCATAGAGTGCttcatgaaagaaaaaatacaagcGGGCGATGTTATCACCATCGATAAAGCTTCCGGCAAAGTTACTAAGTTGGGTCGTAGTTTCACGCGTGCACGCGATTATGATGCCACCGGAGCACAGACACGTTTCGTGCAGTGTCCCGAAGGAGAATTACAGAAACGTAAGGAAGTTGTGCACACCGTCACTCTGCATGAAATCGATGTCATCAATAGTCGTACGCACGGCTTTCTCGCGCTATTCTCCGGCGACACTGGCGAAATAAAGCAAGAAATACGTGATCAGATCAATAATAAAGTGCTAGAATGGCGTGAAGAGGGCAAAGCGGAAATTAATCCCGGCGTACTTTTCATCGATGAAGTACATATGCTAGATATTGAATGTTTCTCCTATCTGAATCGCGCTTTGGAATCGGATATGGCACCGGTTGTCGTAATGGCCACTAATCGCGGCATTACACGCATACGCGGTACAAACTATCGCAGCCCGCATGGCATACCAATAGATTTATTGGATCGTATGATTATCATACGCACAGTGCCATATACCGAAAAAGagattaaagaaatattaaaaatacgttGTGAAGAGGAAGATTGTCTAATGCATCCAGACGCTTTAACCATTCTGACACGCATTGCAACGGACACCAGCTTACGTTATGCGATACAATTGATTACAACAGCGAATTTAGTGTGCCGACGACGCAAAGCTACAGAGGTAACCACTGAAGATGTGAAGAAAGTGTACTCATTGTTTTTGGATGAGAATCGTTCCAGTCAAATTCTGAAGGAATATCAGGATGAATATATGTTTAATGAAATACAGGAAGTTAGCGATTGTGAAATTGAACCAAAACGTGAGGAGACTGGCGGTGGGGACGAGCAGCCTATGGAACATTAA
- the LOC126763180 gene encoding lysophospholipid acyltransferase 5 produces MSTLDGAAVPALGLIGKLAQSFGVNEAALRLLLSIFGGYGIAVLYRKHVVGQPNKQLHHLYFVICGLLICLFNFGFDTYHSLIAITTTYVLARLLRGCPREFKILNFVFHMSYLLVGYYFTESDEYDILWTMPHCVLVLRLIGFGFDLADGLKEQDKLSKEQKECALAELPSPLELFAFAYLPCSFLIGPQFPYRRYKRFIEGEFNQHDGNLEAGLKRMSVGFVYLIVSQIGAVYFPNTYILSDEYAKVSYFWRLAYLGVWAKVAIYKYVACWLLTEGALIVLGISYAGKQENGKHDWSGCSNVNLIILETGYTMQHYVHSFNINTNQWLGQYVYKRLKFLNNRTISYAAALGFLAVWHGFHSGYYMAFFNEYMTVTIEKQFASVWAKTNIDMYADIVSPPFVYPALKYFIQKLYDLFVIGWCMTPFILLGYSRWMKAYSAVNYFVLIGVLVWTIFYQTYKYYVRAAKRREQDSTFGRATTLSPTINDAAHDKRD; encoded by the exons ATGTCGACATTAGATGGTGCCGCGGTGCCAGCTCTTGGTCTTATAGGGAAGTTGGCGCAATCATTTGGCGTAAATGAAGCCGCGCTCCGCTTGTTGCTCTCAATTTTTGGAG GGTATGGAATTGCTGTTCTATATCGCAAACATGTCGTAGGTCAACCCAATAAACAACTGCATCACCTTTATTTCGTCATTTGCGGTTTGCTGATATGCCTATTTAATTTTGGCTTTGACACATATCATTCACTAATTGCAATCACCACAACTTATGTACTGGCGCGTTTACTTCGTGGCTGTCCAcgtgaatttaaaattttaaacttcgtTTTTCATATGTCATATCTGCTTGTTGGCTACTATTTTACGGAAAGTGATGAATATGACATACTTTGGACTATGCCGCATTGTGTGCTGGTGTTACGTTTAATCGGCTTTGGTTTTGATTTAGCCGATGGGCTGAAAGAGCAAGACAAACTTTCTAAAGAACAAAAGGAGTGTGCGCTTGCAGAGCTTCCTTCACCACTCGAATTATTTGCATTCGCTTATTTGCCATGTTCTTTTCTAATTGGACCACAATTTCCGTATCGGCGTTATAAGCGTTTCATCGAAGGTGAATTCAATCAGCACGATGGCAACTTGGAGGCAGGTCTCAAACGTATGTCAGTAGGATTTGTTTACTTAATTGTTAGCCAAATTGGTGCTGTTTATTTCCCCAACACCTATATTCTATCTGATGAATATGCGAAGGTGTCATACTTCTGGCGTTTAGCCTATTTGGGCGTATGGGCGAAAGTTGCAATCTACAAGTATGTTGCATGCTGGCTACTGACGGAGGGTGCGCTCATAGTTCTGG GCATATCTTATGCGGGCAAGCAGGAAAATGGCAAACACGATTGGTCTGGTTGCTCTAATGTTAATCTGATCATATTGGAGACTGGCTACACAATGCAGCATTACGTACACTCTTTCAATATAAATACCAATCAATGGCTTGGTCAATACGTTTATAAGCGACTGAAGTTCCTTAACAATCGTACGATTAGTTATGCAGCGGCTTTGGGTTTCTTGGCTGTGTGGCATGGCTTTCACAGTGGCTACTACATGGCTTTCTTTAATGAATACATGACCGTGACAATAGAGAAACAA TTTGCCAGCGTCTGGGCGAAAACTAATATTGACATGTACGCTGATATTGTTAGTCCTCCATTTGTTTACCCCGCACTTAAGTACTTTATACAAAAACTTTACGATCTCTTCGTCATTGGTTGGTGTATGACACCCTTCATATTGCTTGGTTATTCTCGTTGGATGAAGGCATATAGCGCCGTCAATTATTTCGTGTTGATTGGTGTGTTGGTTTGGACAATATTCTATCAAACCTACAAATATTATGTACGTGCCGCAAAACGACGCGAACAAGATTCAACCTTCGGACGTGCAACAACACTTTCGCCAACTATTAACGATGCCGCACATGACAAACGAGATTAG
- the LOC126763234 gene encoding BET1 homolog, whose protein sequence is MRRNNYPYQPLNQTAGQSALPHDALEEENERAAEELKHKIGALKSLTIDIGNEVRYQDKLLRGIDDDMDRTGGFLGNTMARVVRLGKHSGGRHMCYMFLFVLFVFLILYVVIKIK, encoded by the coding sequence ATGCGACGCAATAATTATCCGTATCAACCCCTTAACCAAACGGCAGGTCAAAGTGCTTTACCACACGACGCGCTAGAAGAGGAGAACGAACGCGCTGCTGAGgaactaaaacataaaataggTGCACTTAAGTCATTAACTATAGATATTGGCAACGAAGTTCGCTATCAGGACAAGTTGTTACGTGGTATCGATGATGACATGGATAGAACGGGTGGATTTCTCGGTAATACAATGGCACGAGTGGTACGCTTAGGGAAGCACAGTGGTGGCCGTCATATGTGCTATATGtttctttttgtattgtttgtatttttaatattatacgttgtcattaaaattaagtga
- the LOC126763226 gene encoding protein max, whose product MIMSDEERDIDIESDDDNDSDTGAQSSRHANTQNFTQAEKRAHHNALERKRRDHIKESFTSLREAVPTLKGEKASRAQILKKTTECIQVMRRKIQANQKDVEDIKKQNAILEQQIRMLEEAKKGYVIDPNEYQQLNQEYQASAADSSDGDEQDFSRRSKKMKTSYQT is encoded by the exons ATGATAATGAGCGACGAAGAAAGGGATATTGACATTGAAAGTGAT GATGATAACGATTCTGATACGGGTGCACAGTCATCAAGGCAtgcaaatacacaaaattttacgcaG gCTGAGAAACGTGCACATCACAATGCTTTGGAAAGAAAAAGAcgtgaccatataaaggagaGTTTTACCAGTTTACGTGAAGCAGTGCCAACACTTAAGGGTGAAAAG GCCAGTCGTGCACAAATACTAAAGAAAACGACGGAATGCATCCAAGTAATGAGACGAAAGATACAAGCAAATCAAAAAGACGTAGAAGATATTAAGAAGCAAAATGCAATTTTGGAGCAGCAAA TACGCATGTTGGAAGAGGCAAAGAAAGGCTATGTGATAGACCCCAACGAGTATCAACAACTGAATCAAGAGTATCAAGCTTCAGCGGCAGATAGCTCGGATGGCGATGAACAAGATTTCAGTCGTCGCAGCAAAAAGATGAAGACATCCTATCAAACATAG